In Clupea harengus chromosome 13, Ch_v2.0.2, whole genome shotgun sequence, one DNA window encodes the following:
- the mapk8a gene encoding mitogen-activated protein kinase 8 isoform X2 — protein MNKNRKEFYSVDVGDSTFRVLKRYQNLRPIGSGAQGIVCSAYDSHDERNVAIKKLSRPFQNQTHAKRAYRELVLMKCVNHKNIIGLLNVFTPHKSLEEFSDMYLVMELMDANLCQVIQMELDHERLSYLLYQMLCGIKHLHTAGIIHRDLKPSNIVVKSDCTLKILDFGLARTAATGLLMTPYVVTRYYRAPEVILGMGYQANVDIWSVGCILAEMIRHKILFPGRDYIDQWNKVIEQLGTPTQEFMKKLNQSVRTYVENRPRHAGYTFEKLFPDTLFPAESEHNKLKASQARDLLSKMLVIDTSKRISVDEALRHPYINVWYDPAEVEAPPPQIIDKQLDERDHTVDEWKELIYKEVLDYEEGMKNGVIRGQPSPLGAAVTSSPQPSSSSSGNDVSSMSTSDPTLTSDPTMTSDTDSSLEAALGPLGCCR, from the exons ATGAATAAGAACAGGAAGGAGTTCTACAGCGTTGATGTGGGTGATTCCACATTCCGTGTTCTAAAGCGGTATCAGAACCTGAGGCCCATCGGTTCTGGTGCTCAGGGCATTGTATG CTCTGCGTATGACAGTCATGATGAGCGCAATGTGGCGATTAAGAAGCTGAGTCGGCCCTTCCAGAATCAAACACACGCCAAGCGAGCCTACAGAGAACTCGTGCTCATGAAGTGTGTCAACCACAAAAAT atCATTGGGCTCCTGAATGTTTTCACTCCTCACAAGTCATTAGAGGAATTCTCAGATAT gtatctggtgatggagctgatggatgctAACCTGTGTCAGGTGATTCAGATGGAGCTGGACCACGAGCGTCTGTCTTACCTGCTTTATCAGATGCTGTGTGGTATCAAACACCTGCATACAGCTGGCATCATACACAgg GACCTGAAGCCCAGTAATATTGTGGTAAAGTCTGACTGCACGCTGAAGATTCTGGACTTTGGTTTGGCGAGGACTGCCGCCACCGGGCTCCTCATGACGCCGTACGTGGTGACCCGCTACTACCGGGCCCCCGAGGTCATCCTGGGCATGGGTTACCAGGCCAACG TGGATATCTGGTCTGTGGGGTGCATTCTGGCTGAGATGATTCGACATAAGATCCTGTTTCCAGGGCGAGACT ATATTGACCAATGGAATAAGGTGATTGAGCAGCTGGGCACGCCCACTCAGGAGTTCATGAAGAAGCTCAACCAATCAGTACGCACCTATGTGGAGAACCGCCCCCGCCACGCCGGCTACACCTTTGAGAAGCTCTTCCCTGACACATTGTTCCCTGCAGAGTCAGAACACAACAagctgaaag cgagtCAAGCCAGAGACCTGCTATCAAAAATGCTGGTGATTGACACGTCAAAGCGCATCTCTGTAGACGAGGCCCTGCGACACCCTTACATCAACGTGTGGTACGACCCAGCAGAGGTGGAGGca cctCCTCCACAGATAATTGACAAGCAGCTGGACGAGAGGGATCACACAGTGGACGAGTGGAAAg AGTTGATATATAAAGAGGTGCTGGACTATGAAGAGGGAATGAAGAACGGAGTCATACGTGGACAGCCGTCTCCTTTAG gtgctgcTGTGACCAGCTCTCCTCAGCCATCCTCCTCGTCCTCAGGGAACGACGTGTCCTCTATGTCCACGTCCGACCCTACGTTGACCTCCGACCCCACCATGACATCTGACACAGACAGCAGTCTGGAGGCGGCGCTTGGGCCGCTCGGCTGCTGCAGATGA
- the LOC105904349 gene encoding nuclear mitotic apparatus protein 1-like has protein sequence MENKRLLHCSPIPPKQDTPQYQVSRLRRWFIQDAQTREELDEKLSTCKSTIREKESQVTQLQHLLQKVRRDQSEQEVQHNTTLQELQDKNDGLLQRLHHGVKLSQDLKTSNVQKDKRVDDLTKEIRLLSTQVRELAGQVAFLQQQIMQLQEAELQISSREQELEQELSQALQHQEFVGEQLEIERGKVSVLKEELMEARAQLCNHGEVMGPIMEVDNLQQEVRQLQAKLQESEQRAELRMQVRLQEWEESEQRAALRMQEWEESEQQAELRVQALRREMETLQTLNSTLQRENSATHRLNHALQQQLDKERICQKEERQQVRKREERGRIQDFSTDSFILDDSLKSTSTPMVRGSRRLALKRGSEETLYYTPMGPHQTSLKLTSSAQHRRTMQNESSSLQSSTEPDITTATAATSNHLLNLPGYRRNSAAPTGASSAFCVGIENEPETGVDWQRIAELQRRNKNYPQHLKSSYTLETMQGVGAPSVLMSEEGVRLGDPSETLRRASTLPGQPQASLGSHRLSLHPAKRPATNQDPASPKVKRQATGVSRPMTPKDSLANQNSPLKSLAERRESMMFCITNTPPKRVCLLRRGLTKLRNSPRKSPASSSAPQHSPHASKNLML, from the exons ATGGAAAATAAACGGCTACTACATTG cTCTCCCATCCCTCCCAAACAGGACACTCCACAATATCAGGTGTCTCGCCTGCGTAGATGGTTTATTCAGGATGCGCAGACGCGAGAGGAGCTGGATGAAAAGTTATCAACCTGCAAGAGCACGATACGGGAAAagg agTCTCAGGTGACTCAGCTGCAGCATCTTCTTCAGAAGGTGCGGAGGGATCAGTCAGAGCAGGAGGTCCAGCACAACACGACTTTACAGGAACTGCAGGATAAGAATgatgg GCTGCTGCAGCGCCTGCATCATGGAGTCAAACTGAGTCAGGATCTAAAGACCAGTAACGTTCAAAAGGACAAAAGAGTGGATGACCTCACTAAGGAGATTAGACTGCTctcaacacag GTGCGCGAGCTCGCTGGGCAGGTGGCATTTCTACAGCAACAGATAATGCAACTGCAAGAGGCGGAGCTTCAGATTAGTAGcagggagcaggagctggagcaggagctaAGCCAAGCTCTACAGCACCAG GAGTTTGTGGGCGAGCAGCTGGAGATTGAGCGGGGGAAGGTGTCTGTGTTGAAGGAGGAGCTGATGGAGGCACGCGCTCAGCTCTGTAACCATGGAGAGGTCATGGGGCCCATCATGGAG GTTGATAATTTGCAGCAGGAAGTGAGACAACTGCAGGCTAAGCTTCAGGAGTCGGAGCAGCGGGCAGAGCTGAGGATGCAGGTGCGGCTGCAGGAGTGGGAGGAGTCGGAGCAGCGGGCTGCGCTGAGGATGCAGGAGTGGGAGGAGTCGGAGCAGCAGGCTGAGCTGAGGGTGCAGGCCCtcaggagggagatggagacacTCCAGACGCTCAACAGCACACTGCAGAGGGAGAACAGCGCCACACACAGGCTAAACCatgcactgcagcagcagctggatAAGGAACGCATATGccag aaggaggagaggcagcaggtgaggaagagagaggagagggggaggatcCAGGACTTCAGCACAGACAGTTTCATCCTGGACGACTCGCTCAAGTCAACCAG tacccCAATGGTGCGCGGCTCCAGGCGTCTGGCGCTGAAGCGGGGCTCCGAGGAGACTCTCTACTACACTCCCATGGGGCCACATCAGACCAGCCTCAAGCTTACAAGCTCCGCCCAACACAGACGCACCATGCAG aatGAGAgttccagtctgcagtcctccaCAGAGCCTGACATCACTACGGCAACCGCTGCTACCAGCAACCACCTACTCAACCTCCCAGGGTATCGCCGTAACAGTGCTGCTCCCACTGGAG cctccaGTGCCTTCTGTGTGGGTATAGAGAATGAGCCGGAGACCGGCGTGGACTGGCAGCGCATTGCTGAGCTCCAGAGGAGGAACAAGAACTACCCTCAGCATCTCAAGAGCAGCTACACACTCGagacaatg CAGGGTGTAGGCGCCCCGTCCGTGCTAATGTCAGAGGAGGGGGTGCGTTTGGGCGACCCGTCGGAGACGCTGCGCCGTGCCTCCACCCTCCCCGGCCAGCCCCAGGCCTCCCTCGGCTCCCATAGGCTCTCGCTGCATCCAGCCAAGCGCCCCGCCACCAATCAGGACCCAGCCTCGCCTAAG GTGAAGAGGCAGGCCACTGGTGTCTCCCGACCCATGACTCCTAAGGACTCCCTGGCCAATCAGAATAGCCCACTCAAGTCCCTG GCTGAGCGCAGGGAGTCCATGATGTTCTGCATCACCAACACGCCCCCGAAGAGAGTCTGCTTGCTGCGCCGTGGCCTCACGAAGCTTCGCAACAGCCCCCGGAAAAGCCCAGCCTCAAGCTCCGCCCCCCAGCACTCACCACACGCCTCCAAGAAT CTGATGCTCTAA
- the mapk8a gene encoding mitogen-activated protein kinase 8 isoform X1 yields MGTGAPALAEYVMERLRLQRPVVFNETSGSVDSIMNKNRKEFYSVDVGDSTFRVLKRYQNLRPIGSGAQGIVCSAYDSHDERNVAIKKLSRPFQNQTHAKRAYRELVLMKCVNHKNIIGLLNVFTPHKSLEEFSDMYLVMELMDANLCQVIQMELDHERLSYLLYQMLCGIKHLHTAGIIHRDLKPSNIVVKSDCTLKILDFGLARTAATGLLMTPYVVTRYYRAPEVILGMGYQANVDIWSVGCILAEMIRHKILFPGRDYIDQWNKVIEQLGTPTQEFMKKLNQSVRTYVENRPRHAGYTFEKLFPDTLFPAESEHNKLKASQARDLLSKMLVIDTSKRISVDEALRHPYINVWYDPAEVEAPPPQIIDKQLDERDHTVDEWKELIYKEVLDYEEGMKNGVIRGQPSPLGAAVTSSPQPSSSSSGNDVSSMSTSDPTLTSDPTMTSDTDSSLEAALGPLGCCR; encoded by the exons ATGGGGACGGGTGCACCTGCGCTAGCAGAGTACGTGATGGAGCGTCTTC GACTACAGAGGCCTGTAGTGTTTAATGAGACCAGCGGGAGTGTAGATTCCATCATGAATAAGAACAGGAAGGAGTTCTACAGCGTTGATGTGGGTGATTCCACATTCCGTGTTCTAAAGCGGTATCAGAACCTGAGGCCCATCGGTTCTGGTGCTCAGGGCATTGTATG CTCTGCGTATGACAGTCATGATGAGCGCAATGTGGCGATTAAGAAGCTGAGTCGGCCCTTCCAGAATCAAACACACGCCAAGCGAGCCTACAGAGAACTCGTGCTCATGAAGTGTGTCAACCACAAAAAT atCATTGGGCTCCTGAATGTTTTCACTCCTCACAAGTCATTAGAGGAATTCTCAGATAT gtatctggtgatggagctgatggatgctAACCTGTGTCAGGTGATTCAGATGGAGCTGGACCACGAGCGTCTGTCTTACCTGCTTTATCAGATGCTGTGTGGTATCAAACACCTGCATACAGCTGGCATCATACACAgg GACCTGAAGCCCAGTAATATTGTGGTAAAGTCTGACTGCACGCTGAAGATTCTGGACTTTGGTTTGGCGAGGACTGCCGCCACCGGGCTCCTCATGACGCCGTACGTGGTGACCCGCTACTACCGGGCCCCCGAGGTCATCCTGGGCATGGGTTACCAGGCCAACG TGGATATCTGGTCTGTGGGGTGCATTCTGGCTGAGATGATTCGACATAAGATCCTGTTTCCAGGGCGAGACT ATATTGACCAATGGAATAAGGTGATTGAGCAGCTGGGCACGCCCACTCAGGAGTTCATGAAGAAGCTCAACCAATCAGTACGCACCTATGTGGAGAACCGCCCCCGCCACGCCGGCTACACCTTTGAGAAGCTCTTCCCTGACACATTGTTCCCTGCAGAGTCAGAACACAACAagctgaaag cgagtCAAGCCAGAGACCTGCTATCAAAAATGCTGGTGATTGACACGTCAAAGCGCATCTCTGTAGACGAGGCCCTGCGACACCCTTACATCAACGTGTGGTACGACCCAGCAGAGGTGGAGGca cctCCTCCACAGATAATTGACAAGCAGCTGGACGAGAGGGATCACACAGTGGACGAGTGGAAAg AGTTGATATATAAAGAGGTGCTGGACTATGAAGAGGGAATGAAGAACGGAGTCATACGTGGACAGCCGTCTCCTTTAG gtgctgcTGTGACCAGCTCTCCTCAGCCATCCTCCTCGTCCTCAGGGAACGACGTGTCCTCTATGTCCACGTCCGACCCTACGTTGACCTCCGACCCCACCATGACATCTGACACAGACAGCAGTCTGGAGGCGGCGCTTGGGCCGCTCGGCTGCTGCAGATGA
- the arhgap22 gene encoding rho GTPase-activating protein 22 has product MRRSWTLPNQPKRTQRARSKSMVMGDMSGGALRVCSPCGQEGALKAGWLRKQRSIMKNWQLRWFVLRADLLYFYKDQEETKPQGCIPLHVSQGCIPLQGCQVREQTSNQDDGGRHLFEILPGGGEKERSSVGHESLLLMAASQSEMEDWVRALQRAIWGPLGGGVFGRHLEETVECEREQGVCVRLAPLLVEQCVCFIREQGLREEGLFRMPGQASLVKELQDAFDFGHKPQFDSNTDVHTVASLLKLYLRELPEPVIPFTKYQDFITCAQLLLKDQEEGLLELGNQVKTLPQANYNLLKYICKFLDEVQSYSDDNKMGVQNLATVFGPNILRSKTDDPVRMMEGTSQVQQLMTVLISAHTRLFDGAGVCDARGVCDAPGVCDAPDVCVDPSVPPKCCGVEWESAEQLPPPLHTPPEPPRAESPSKQRPLSGWRCSFRGARMGGSAVDVSSGGGSSWLMNGLSSLRNHRRTSSGERVREPAHSHRLSTYDNVSLPASSLSVPSVAFSCEIARLDSTTGSAREASGSPSATRGTETPDAVCVSADTQQVCVSCDTPQVCVSCDTPEVCVSSDMSEVCVSSETPEVCVSSETPEVCVGSDMSQVCVSSGGCRSNAGEAEPKPGGGSQSEQSEGALVTELKTELKKQKISYERRIRTLEECKASLHARVGRLEAELDQEQKRFRMLEIKLRNSERAQKDADKRNHMLQTEMEEFFSTLGDLTQPGKI; this is encoded by the exons ATGCGGCGCTCATGGACCCTACCTAACCAACCAAAGAGGACTCAAAGAG CCCGCTCTAAGAGTATGGTGATGGGAGATATGTCGGGCGGCGCTCTGCGCGTGTGTTCCCCGTGTGGCCAGGAGGGGGCACTGAAGGCCGGCTGGCTCAGGAAGCAACGCAGCATTATGAAGAACTGGCAGCTGCGCTGGTTTGTGCTCAGAGCAGATCTACTGTACTTCTATAAGGACCAGGAGGAAACCAAACCACAg GGCTGTATCCCTCTGCATGTGAGCCag GGCTGTATCCCACTGCAGGGTTGCCAGGTGAGGGAGCAGACGTCCAATCAGGATGACGGAGGAAGGCACCTGTTTGAGATTCTTCCAG gtggaggagagaaggagaggtctTCAGTGGGTCATGAGTCTCTCCTGCTAATGGCTGCCTCCCAGTCAGAGATGGAGGACTGGGTCAGAGCCCTACAGAGAGCAATCTGGGGCCCGCTGGGAGGAG gcgtGTTTGGTCGGCATCTGGAGGAGACGGtggagtgtgagcgtgagcagggtgtgtgcgtgcgtctggcGCCTCTGCTggtagagcagtgtgtgtgtttcatccgTGAGCAGGGGCtcagggaggaggggctgtTCAGGATGCCCGGCCAGGCCAGCCTCGTCAAGGAGCTGCAGGACGCCTTCGACTTCGGCCACAAGCCACAGTtcgacag taacacagatgtacacacagtGGCCTCTCTACTGAAACTCTACCTGAGGGAACTTCCAGAGCCAGTCATTCCCTTCACCAAGTACCAGGACTTCATCACATGTGCTCAACTACTGCTCAAAGACCAGgaggag ggcCTCTTAGAACTGGGGAATCAAGTGAAGACTCTCCCTCAGGCCAACTACAACCTCCTCAAATACATATGCAA gTTCTTGGATGAGGTCCAGTCCTACTCTGATGACAATAAGATGGGTGTGCAGAATCTGGCCACTGTGTTTGGGCCCAACATTCTCCGGTCCAAGACCGACGATCCAGTCAGGATGATGGAGG gCACATCTCAGGTCCAGCAGCTGATGACAGTGCTGATTAGTGCTCACACACGGCTGTTTGATGGAGCGGGCGTGTGTGATGCCCGTGGCGTGTGTGATGCCCCTGGCGTGTGTGATgcccctgatgtgtgtgtggacccttCGGTGCCCCCAAAATGCTGCGGAGTGGAATGGGAGTCAGCGGAGCAGTTGCCcccacccttacacacacccccTGAGCCCCCGCGCGCTGAGAGCCCCAGCAAACAGCGCCCCCTGTCTGGCTGGAGGTGTTCGTTCAGGGGGGCGCGCATGGGGGGGTCGGCCGTGGACGTGTCGAGCGGGGGAGGGTCCAGCTGGCTGATGAACGGCCTGTCGTCGCTACGCAACCACCGCCGCACGTCGTCAGGGGAACGGGTGCGAGAGCCTGCCCACTCTCACCGCCTCTCCACCTATGACAACGTCAGCCTGCCCGCCTCCAGTCTGAGCGTGCCCAGTGTGGCCTTCTCTTGTGAGATTGCACGACTGGACTCCACCACAGGGAGCGCTAGAGAGGCGTCTGGCTCCCCGAGCGCTACGAGAGGGACAGAAACACCagacgcagtgtgtgtgagtgctgacacacaacaggtgtgtgtgagctgtgacacaccacaggtgtgtgtgagctgtgacacacctgaggtgtgtgtgagcagtgacatgtctgaggtgtgtgtgagcagtgagacacctgaggtgtgtgtgagcagtgagacacctgaggtgtgtgtgggcagtgacatgtctcaggtgtgtgtgagcagtggtgGGTGCAGGAGTAATGCTGGAGAGGCGGAGCCAAAGCCAGGTGGCggtagccaatcagagcagagtgAGGGAGCGCTGGTGACGGAATTAAAGACCGAACTGAAGAAGCAGAAGATCTCTTATGAGAGAAGGATACGCac GTTGGAGGAGTGTAAAGCATCTCTGCATGCGCGGGTTGGGCGTTTGGAGGCGGAGCTTGACCAGGAGCAGAAGCGCTTCCGCATGCTGGAGATTAAACTGCGCAACTCTGAGCGCGCTCAGAAGGACGCCGACAAGAGGAACCACATGCTGCAGACTGAGATGGAGGAGTTCTTCTCTACACTCGGAGACCTCACACAGCCGGGGaagatataa